In Capsicum annuum cultivar UCD-10X-F1 chromosome 8, UCD10Xv1.1, whole genome shotgun sequence, the genomic window aattaaaaaagaaatcaaatcacataaaattacaCAGTGGGCAAACTAAAATTGTGCGGATCCGCATAACGGTCCGGTGCATAACCTTCTGTAACCCGACTTCCACATGTCCGCATAACTTGTGCGCTCTGCATACTTGAGTTCTGCGAACactatatgtatattaaatttaGACCTTTTCGCCTTTTGATAAATGATTTTCCTTTATGTTATACTTCATACAACAATCAGCTGAAATTTTGAGTTCAAATTGATCAAATGTTACAATACTAAACTACTACACCAACTTAGAATTGAAGATTGCTTCACTTGTAGAcaaaatttcaaatgaattagATGACACAACAACACATAGAAATAAAGGAAACAAATGGTAGAATAGAGAGGGAAATAGTGCCATGTGCTTCAATTCGATTGTGAAAACCATGACACTGATGGCTTCAATTAGCCATATAGAATTGGGCTAACTCAAGAGTTACCGAATGCTTCCACCAAACAAGAAAGATTCTATTCAACATAATCAAATGCTGACATGATTCAGGTTGCAAAATACTTCACAAATCTAATGCAAACTCTATGTGGTCCAAAAGCTAGGTGAACCAAATGTTTATGAGCTATCAGTTGGAGGTCTTCCCATTTTCACCCCCAGCAAACCTCTATCAAAAACTAACTCTAGAGAAAGAACATCCTACTTCTTATTTTTTGAATCaagtaaaatttcattaaatGAGGGCAAAAGACATGCCCGTATACAATAAGAGAATACCAAGTAGAAAACCTTACAATAATTCTAGTTATTGTTCTTATTACTTCCTCTCAATTTACAACAACGAAGGACCTCCCAACATCCAAcaagtatgaatttttttttgtggacCTCTTTCTGGTAATCACAACATGAAATACAGGTTCATATAATGACACCAATAGTTGGGAAACCTTTTCCCAGATGATGGATATCTAACTCACATTTCAATGATGTTCTTAGCTCTTAGCACCTGCTTCTACTAGAACATGAAGTCTCAGAGAAGTCTAAGGCTTTTAATTTTTGTTCCCTTTTTCATTTTCTAAGTCAATTCATGTTGAGGCTTCTACACGCATCAGAAGCTCAAGGTACTATCATGTCAAACAAACAGAAGCAACAGAGTATCTACGAGTTCTTACTTGATAGTGCTTCCAGCCTTTTGCACCCCAGATCTAAAGAAGCTGCACATAAGAAAAAGGTTTGTCAATTCGAGCATATCAGGTTAGATATACTCCACCCAAAGTCTTAAAAATTACTTACCGATTGCTAAACATGCTTAAGGAGCCAGATATAAGAATTCGAGCATTATTTCTTGCCTGCAATTTGAAACAAATGTCATTGACCCTTTTTTTTTTGACGTTGTTGTTGATCTTATATTAAACATCATTTAATTGTTCAGCAACAAAATGAAGGACAAAGATGAACTGGGAGTAGCATTATGAGGCAAGGATTGTCAGCAAAGTATTCAGTTTTTACATATGAAAATTGCCATGGTACTTCGTCACCATACTGACCAGATAAAATACATTTCATCTAAAAGTTATCGCTACTGCAAAAGGTCCAATACTTATTGCCTACACCTTCccaaaaacaacatacccagtgtaatcacATAGATAGGGTCTGGGGAgtgtagagtgtatgcagaccttacccctacctcgtggaggtagagaggttgtgtCTGCCTACACCTTTAAtcttccatttttcttttattttttaaaaagtaaattatgATTCTTTTTCTGCTAAACTTCCATGCAAGCAACCCTGCATGGTATCATTATCTTTAAAAGCTAAACAGCGTCTGTTGAACAACTTTTGGGATTCAAGGtagaatttaaagaaaatgatTAGGCATATTAATAGGCCACATGTTGGATGACACACCTGCACAACTGAAACAAGACCGATTGCAGATCCAGTTAGTGTTGGTGGAGTTGATAATTTGGATTTAGGATTCGCTGAATACGCTGCAGGAGAAGCTGAGAGGACTTTCAGCACCTGCAAGCATGATCAATGCACCCTTCAACATTCAATAACTATACAGAATATGTCCAGAAATAAAGAACTTGCAGAAACTTACCAAGCTATTGGCCGGATTTACAGAATGACCAATTCCCTTGAAGAGCACAGGAGCCTAGATTTATTAAGCAGAAATATGTGTTAGAAGCATGCTTCTCCATCACAGCAGGACTAGAGAGCTGTATCATCCGATACACAATCACAAGCCCAatgtaaaaaatgaagaaagaaactgGGGACGTTTGTACACACAAAGTTTATgactcaatatcaaaataataccataaatgCCTCAAAAATGCACACTGTAAAACTCAAAGGTCTGTGTTAGGAGCTTATAGAACAGATGTCGTTAGGTATGATCACCTCAAGAAATTAGTTCCATATAGTTTTATGAGGACTTTGGCCAAATAGTTTCCTTATTAAATTAAATCTATTCCATAGAGACATTATAATGCTACTACTGCATCCACTAGGTCAATCTGGTGGGTTGTATGCGCCTAGATTTAAAGTAGCAGCTTTATTCCAAACTCATCCTCTTTTTTCCGACAATTTCATGATTTACCTTCATTTCATGATTCATGAACTAATTTTAATTGGAAATTTGAGGTTAGCTATATACCTGATAAGTATAGTGCATTGAAAATTATTGAAGATATCAATTCAGAAGCATTTGTGTATTATGGCAAGagtagagaaagttcaattggtCTAATTTGGCACCTAAGGTTAGATCTAACTCATTTGACACACATATGATACTGTCCCAGGGAACCATGAAAGTGTGGCCTAGGAAGGAATCCTGACAGCTGAGAATTTGAGAAAAAGGAGGATCACAGTCTCTCTTATTAACAGAAATCAAAGATCTAGTAATAAATATTTTCAACCCAAAATGGGAATGGGGTGCCACGCTTATGAACTAATATTTTATTGATCGAGTTGATTCCATGATTAAATAGAAGATTTAACTCTAAGATCATGATTATCCTAGATGAAATGTAGTGCCTTACCTTGATCTTTTCTTTGCCCAAGATTACATCAGACTGAATGAAATTGTCACCAGCAATTAAGGTATGGTCTCCTTCTGTATCAGAAACTGCAAAGCTTGTATGATCAATGACCATAGCTGCCTGATCCTATTATGTAAAACATAAAGAGTAAAAAAACATGAGTCAGCATATCATGCTTAACCCGAGAGGAGTATAGTACACCTATCACAAGGATGCAATTACCCATAAGAAAGAATGTGATTGACTAGATGTAGTGGGTTTAGAAAATCAAACTTTTGTGTTCATCATTTGTTATTAGAGCATGGACCCAATTAGCAACATCCCCATCCCCCCAATGGCGAATCCCATATCAAATTCACTTAACGACAGTGAAAAAGTTGAGCAATGGTTCAATATATGCAATAATCATTCACTTAAAACACACGATTGTGTGTAAACACACGATTTAACCCACATTTGTGTATAAACACCTTTTATAAACTATTGTACAATTCATACAAGGTTGATACATTATATATAATGCTTTTCCCCAAGTATAATGTTGTATAGTATTTTAAATTGAGCTATCtgacataaatatttttaaaaaactgtATATTCTTGAAAATTTCCCTAAGAAATGGGCCAAATAGATACAGATGACCACTAGGTTGCTGGTCGGAGGTGGCAGGTTTcctgtggaattagtcgaggtgcgtgcaAACTGGCCTGGACACCACAGTTATCAAAAAGATACAGATGACCACTAGTTAGTTAGCGATCAAGAAAAAGCTGTAACTGATCAATCGAAAAAAATGTAAGCAACGGAAACGTATTCCGAATACCTCATCAAAATCAACACCACACTCAGTAGCAATCTCTCGAATTAGGTCAGATGCAGATGCATCCGCAGCAAGGATCAAATCATGGCCAGAATCAACAAAATCCAAAATAGCAGCCGCATTAAGAGATCCACCTaaaccttaaattttttttttgaaaaaacacaaaattaacaCTGTAAACTACTGCATTCAGGTCggatctatatacatatataacataaaacACCAATCAAAACACGTATAATTGAAATCTTACTTTCAATTGTCGGGGAGAAGAGAATTAAGGCGTCATATAAATACTGGCCGTATCTTTGCAAAGCGACTCTAGGATCATCAGCGAGTTTGAAATCCAGATCGTAACCACGGCTTTGGAGTGATTGGAAGTAGAGAGAATGTGATGATTTGACGGACAAATCGTCTAGCAATACCAATACTTTCCGATCTGTAGGGTTTTCAGGGGAAAATGCATTGCAAATAATCGATAGAAAAAGGAATGTGAGGAGCGAGAGCAGAGGTCGAGACATGTTGAAAATGCTCGCAAAGCCACCACTAGGGTTTAGCGAGATTTGAAGATTATAGTTAAAGAGGGATCCCCTTTCACTTCACTTCTCCAGTTGACCCGACGGGAGTTTTTCAGTCTTCCTTCAGCGATAACAAGTCACAGGTTAATGTAATTTCATCCAGTTACTTATCATTAAAATGTTTAATTTTAACAATTTTCACTTTATTCCACCCAGGTcactaattgtttttttttttcttgaataactCACTAGATTTTACTCCCTAATTTCGCACGCCTATTAAGAAATAATGATTGTGATAGCGATTTTTCCATATTACCTCTATTAGTTGATGTTTAGTAAtggataattaaaaataatttagagaataactaattaatgTTAAGGTTAAAATATGTGATTTTTTCTTGATCTGttaaaaatgataagtaaaaatgaacgttaaattaaaaaaatagtgacaagtaaattTGAACAAAAGGAGGAGCACAGTAAAAGACTtgctaaattattttttgttattagaAAGGTCACtagaataaaaacaaaagatCGGTAAACTTGAGTGACTTTTtagttaaataaaattatttagtgACATTTGATGATACTTACGCAACACAAAGTTAAGTGATTTAATTATTAGAAAAAGTAGTTTAGTGGCTTTAGTGCAAGAAAATAAACATTGCGTGATCGTCAATGAAATTGAACCCACAAATGTTTGTGTTACCATTAAGAATAGAGGTAGAATTCAGCATAATGCAATAGCTTTCGTTCAACTTGTATGTTTGTGTGCAGTTATTAACGCTTGAAATCGGCAGTTCAAATTCTATACATTCTAAGGTGACTTCTCTTCCAAGGTTATCATAAGAAAGTATTTCTAATAGcatcaaatttttgaaagaaGGCTCATTTAGAAGCTCTATTATATTTAGATCACCAAGACTTTTCAAAACAATAGAGCCCAAAACATATTGAGAAATGGAACACAAATCATAGTTTATTATTTATCCCTCCCCCAAACCCACCGTAGGATCTAaagatcaaataaataaatggagaaaaaaaaaaaaaagaacaaggaCATAAATTACATGTAGGGTATTTTCTAAAGTGACAAGGGTAAAAGTACAATTCATATGAAAGATCTTAAGTTTACTCTTTGGTATATACTTTTGAGGAACATTCACGCCCTTCACTTTGGAGCTCTGTTAAAGGTAAAGGCAAATATAAGGTGATTTGCTAACggcaaaaatatgaatgaaccaaagtataacaaaagataaaattaagATATTTCATATTGTAGAAGAGTAAATTTGGACACGTTATTCATTTCTAAAAGCGTGAGCAGGTAGCGTTAAGTAGTGGCGGAGTCAATCTTTTAACAGTCACTGCCATGTACTTGCCCTGGTGCTCGGCCAGCGCCAACTCTTGCTCACTAGGTTCCCTGCTACCATCTCCAGAGAAAGTTCCCGCTCCATATGGAGAACCTCCTCTTATTGAATCCATTCTAAACATTCCTGCTCCAAATGTGTATCCTATTGGAACATAGAGCATCCCATGGTGAGCTAATTGAGTGATTGCTGTCCAGCTGCATATAAGAAAAATGAAACATTTCAGTATGTTCCACTGGATCTTCGTTAGCAGATTGTCGTCGACCAGGCTTTGTCCCTCGATAAGTGGATCAtcataaagaagaaaagagacaAGAGAACAGAAGACAAGGATCTAGAGATTGCATAAGAGCACAGCACAAACTATGTTAGTCTGTGGAGAAAATGTCCTGTTTAAGGAGAAAGCTATGTTATTGTCAGACTACAATACACAGAACTGTGAGAGACAGaagaagggaaaataagagagatTCAATCAGCCATGCCTCAACCCTTTAACCATGAGTTCTATTCGTGCCCATTTCGTTCAACAAGGGAAAGGTAAAAAAGACGAGAGAAAGAACAAAAAGGAGACAACCAAGACTTCGCAAGGTTGCAAAACCAGCAAGGAAGCCACAGTTATCGAATGACAGTTATGCTTCTATAAGCATGATTCCAAACTATGGACAGGCTTTTTCGAATTATCAAACAATACGTTTGCATGCATATGAACATTAAAATTGTAGACTGTTATCATCtgcaaataataaattatctaaaaCACCTACTTAGCCAAGGGAGGTACTACAGTTATAACAAAAATATTTGATCAATATAACTCTGAAATGACTTGTGAACCAAATATGGTTGGAATGACAATACATACAACTATGGAGTAGTGGCTACAGCTACAAGTTTCTGTCAGTATTACGGATAGTTACTATAGCAGTCAATCAGTTTGCTAACTGAGATTCTACAGTGACCAATTGTTAAGTGCTCTTGATGCCTTAGTTACGTATTACAGAAAAATCTGGTTGCAAGGTAAATTAAGTCCCTTAGGCCTGTTGGAAGATCAACAAACTAAATTTCTCAAAGTATTTTAATTGTTGGAAAATCAATTAGACTGTACCTTCTTCCTCAATTATTCCTTACAAATCATTGATGTGACGGGGTTACCTAAGTTTATTAGTACCAGTTAATCTGATCACCAGTTGAAGACAATCCTTTGGATGCTACGGAAAGATGCATACAAATTTTGTATCACTGGAGAAATGATATTTCAGACTGGTTACTGTATGCACTCTCATCAATTATGTTATGGGTTAGTCTGTTTCTTCATCGGCAACAAGGTGAGGCAATTATCGGAAGTGCATCTATCAATCTGAGTATGTACAACTTTGTCATATTACTCTCCTCTTTTTCGGTTTACATATATGTCACATACACCTTAGCCATTTCCAAATGCATTAACATTCAACTGAAAGTTGCAATTATCATCACTGACACAAAAGAGACGATAATAGTATAAACACAAGTAAGGGATGACAGAAGTCTGACTTACGCGGTGGTCTCCTGTCCACCTCCTTGTGTACCAGTACTCACAAAGAACCCTGCAGGCAATCCAGCAAGCTTTTGTTCGTTCCACAATTTCCCTGTCGAGTCAAAAAATGCCTTCATCTGAGCTGCCATACATCCATATCTTGTAGGAAATCCAAACAAGATTCCATCAGCTTCCACCAACTCATCCACAGATATTACTGGAATCTCATCACCTTTTTGGGGGACTCTCATTTGTTCCAAAACATCTGGTGACAAAGTTTCAGGAACCTTATACAAAACCCCTTCAACACCTTCAATACCATCAACCCCTTTTTTCATCCTTCTTGCCAACTTCTCAATATGTCCATACATTGAATAAAACACAATGAATATTCTCAACTTCTTGAACCCCTCAGCTTCAGATCCTGTTGCTTCACTTATAGGAAACTTGTTCCTGCTTGGCATACAACCCCCTCCTTTACCCATATAGATGGATTCAATCAAGAAACTTAAAATTGTCACAACCCTTTATCTAATTGTGGCTTGTGAATCACATAAAGGGGAGGACAAAGTTATCAGTTTTTTCTCCAAATGGGACTTTTTCCAATTCTTGAAATGAGAATTTGATTGGAACCTTTAGCtattttagattatcttgattctTGGGTTATTTTGCTGAATTGGAGTTGACACAAGCAGAGTTGACCAGAAGTCCTCAGCTGTTTTTGGAACTTTCTACTTGAAGCTTCGCTGGCAAGTGCTAGACTTGCTGACAACCTCAAAAGTGGATTCCAcgattcaaatgattttgaaagatttaCTCACTCTAGTGACAAATTCCTGTAATACAACTATTCATATTTGATTATGACATATAACTaccttaatttctctttaatgaaatatgtaaaaaaaattatttccctGTCGTTAACAAGTCATTTCGTATTTGCTATTCACGTGTATTAAATTTATGTTGGAGCTTGCTAAAGCAAAAGCAAAATACGAGACGATTTACAAACAACAAAGTTATATACGACCCTAAAGTATAAAACTGATGCaagtaaaatattttgtattCTAGACGGAACAATATTTTTGACCTTCTTCTTATCGATATTTATCAATTAATTAGTCCTCAATATATAGAGTTTTGTTGTATCGAGTCGTTTGTATCTGTTTAGAAGATCCAATGTAATCATATTATTTTGAGTTGACAGTTAATTCACTGCAATCAGAGCAACTATATTCTATTATCTTAAGATCAAGTTCGTAAGTTGTCAAAAGATTTCCTTTGATACTTAGATCTTAAGAAGACAGCTAATAGTTTTGGTCCTTTTGGGAGTATGATAAACTTGTGGCACATGTTCTGCCAAATTGTTTTAGCTGGCCAAATATCTCACCTATTATAATTGAAACCACTGCAGCTTTATAGCTGTGTAAAACAAGGCACAGGCACTATAGTTGCAAGTTTTGCGCCTTAAAAGGACAACTCAATTTACTAAGCTCTCGTTATGCACGGGGTCAGGACATAAATCATGTTGTATCTATTGTACGCAGCACATAAACAGGAGCTTCATGTAATCTTCTTTATCTAACATAATCACAATTGGCTAGAATATGCTGCAATATAGCATTGTTTAGTATCCAGTCCAGTGTCCCCATCTACTAAAgagggtactaacactggcttaTGCAGGATTTTGCTCAAGTGATGTTGGTATATTTGTCATAATTTGGTTTAAGAAAATTGTTTGCCAATTGCTCATACTCGTGCAAATTAAATTTCTACCATCGGAGAAACAAGAACCTCTCTGTTTTAAGTATCACATAAGAAAAGGGCAGAGAATTAACAAACAAATACATTTCTGGGACTCAAAACACTGATGCAGACATTTGATCTTCGGCAGAACTTGTAACACCAGAATCTGAACTCAGAGAATGTGCATAAATCACCACAGGAAAGCCACCTCAGCCAGCGAGCAGGCCCGAGAATATTTCAACAAGCTCACGAATGGCTATACTTAGCAATGTATTCTGACGAAGAAGTCAGTATTCACACAGGATTTCCATATAGAGGATTGCGAAGACCTTATCCTTCCTTCAAAGACCTGCTTCTAGATTTTTTGGATTCCCAAGGAGGCAGACAGCCTTTGTAGTGAGAGTGCAAGAACAGCGATGATATTGATACTTCTTTCTCACCTTGACGCATAGAGATCGAAGACAAACAGTTGAAAGAACTTCTTAGTTTCCTCTTCTCACTGTCATAGTTTTGCGCATTTGTGCCATGTTGCACCGTAGAAGCTTTGAGGGCTTCTGGAAGAATGCAGTTGCACAATGAACCTAGAGGAATAGCCAAAAAAGTTcgtttttttacttttgaagaCAAGAAATATACAGTTTTATTAAGTAACAAAGAAGAGATCAATAGAATTCACTTTTTTGCTCCTTTGCAAATTTACTATGACTTCAGTTCAACAAGCAAAATGAAGACAGACAAGATACAAACAGATAGATCGGCTCTGCCACAGCGATCACTTTGTTATAATTCACGTCCATGTAATCAAAAAAGTTGGCTGACATATGTAGCTTGACAGTTGGTTCGTCATATAACTCAGCTTTCCAAATAGCAGACAAGTAAGAGGAGAAAAATGaaacaaagaaagaaaggctAGCTAAAAGAATGACAATTGAAGTTAATATTTGAGCAATCAGAGAGGCAAGGCAAAGGTTTTGTTTTAGCACGTAGCATTTAAATATTGGGAAATAAACAAGAACTAGAAACACAGTGCAGATGATTGATTACATACCTACTCGAGCTAGCCGATTCACCCATTTAGGTGTCCGTTTCCCAGTCAACCTGTAACAGATATCATCTGAGAAATGATTACAGTTCTTAGCAATTAAATGATATGAGTCACCATTGTAGTTTGCTGATTGGCGCTCAATGAATTCTCTAAGCTGGATAGGATCCAGATATGTTGTTCCCATGAACACCGACTTTCTAAATTTAAAGCCAGGGCACTGTCGAGGTTCAAGCTCAAAGACACCACTTGTTGGATAGTCATGTGCTCCGAAAGCATATTCAACACCATGAACTGCAAATACGATAAAAGCATTTGAAAATATACTAATATTTTATTGATGAAGAGCATTTTGAGAAAACATGTACCAGAATATATTATTGTCTCATCATCTCAAGGAAAAAGAAAGTAGACTAATTGAATTTGTACTTCACTACGGAACTTTTACAAGAAAAACATAAATTCTTACATAATCAACTCTTACACAGATAGAAAAATATGTATTCACGAAGAGAAAATCGCGATGGAAAAGAGTGAGGAGAATTCTCAATTCTGAATTTTTTGATCCCATGCTTTCCATTGGTCAACAACCAACTAAAGTGCTCTATACATCTTCACTACCCATACAAGGTGGAAGAAATTCagtccctctctctctctctctctctcttttttttttttttggtgggggGGGAGTGAGAGGGAAGCAGAGCAGTCAAAGAAGCCAAATTGTTCTAGAGTGGCTATACTTCACAATTGCTCCTGTGATGCTGCGGAACCATGGCAATTAGGATCTCAAGACGCAGCAACACAACTACTGCTCAGATTTTCCATTATAGTGCTACACAACATACAGCTAGGTGCATTCTCCCTATATTTACTTATTTTGTGTTTTATTAAGTAAGAATGGATTCTTCCTATGTGTCCTTAAGTATGATATGCATGCCAAAGACTAAGGGTCAAACACTTCTGGTGGATTTTTGACAATTGTGACACctcaaatcaaataataactaATTCATCTTGATCAACAATTGAATTTAATCATTACGCTTAACTGTTCCTGCCTTCATAAAACATCGCCAGCACCATGTTTTCCCTTTTTGAGAGAGTATGTTTCAGCTTTGACTCTAATACTATATGACATGCAATAACTTAATTCTGATGTAGTATCATCACTACAATTGTCATGCCATTATTTCATTGTGTTTACCTTACTCATCAGTGAGATACACAGATGCACGCACACGCGCGCAAGAGAGAGTTCTAGTGAGCTACCACTTTTGTCGTCTTCACTTGTCATTAACACAAGTATTTTTGTTGCTGCTCTAAATTTTGAGAACCATTTAAGATTATGAGTTTCCCAAGGATGGACTTTTAGGCCAACGAGCTTAACATAGAGTAGATGCTCCAAACAAACAAGATGAATGTATCAAGAACCCAGACCAAAATAAGGTCTTGATCTCAAAAACATACATCAAAAATTAAATGTGGACTCACCTTCCACCCCTGTATGGAAGACACCTATGCCTGCCCAGTAGAAATAGCCATTAACGGGTGTCAAGTCGTACACATTAAGGTAAACAGGTGTGTTGCCTGGACTACAGCAAACTGACTTCACTTTGGGAAACATGCAAAAACGTGTTGCAGATTCACCTTGTAAATGAAGAGGCACCGCAGAACACAAGCCattctttaattttgatttcatGATCAAGGCCAAACTAGGAATGCTTCAATACCTAGTTTCTACCTGCAACAAGGAAAACCAACGGTCAACCACTCCAATTTCAACCAATGTAGGATGCACAATCCCACAAAATTAACACACAAATATGTTCGTATCTTATATGTCC contains:
- the LOC107840392 gene encoding dolichyl-diphosphooligosaccharide--protein glycosyltransferase 48 kDa subunit isoform X1; protein product: MSRPLLSLLTFLFLSIICNAFSPENPTDRKVLVLLDDLSVKSSHSLYFQSLQSRGYDLDFKLADDPRVALQRYGQYLYDALILFSPTIESLGGSLNAAAILDFVDSGHDLILAADASASDLIREIATECGVDFDEDQAAMVIDHTSFAVSDTEGDHTLIAGDNFIQSDVILGKEKIKAPVLFKGIGHSVNPANSLVLKVLSASPAAYSANPKSKLSTPPTLTGSAIGLVSVVQARNNARILISGSLSMFSNRFFRSGVQKAGSTINHGRSGNEQFVTEISKWVFHERGHLKAVNVRHHKVGEADEPSIYRINDELEYSLEIYEWSGTSWEPYVADDVQVQFYMMSPYVLKTMSTDQKGIYYTSFKVPDVYGVFQFKVEYKKLGVTSLSLAKQIPVRPFRHNEYERFITAAFPYYGASFSMMGGFFIFSLVYLYHK
- the LOC107840392 gene encoding dolichyl-diphosphooligosaccharide--protein glycosyltransferase 48 kDa subunit isoform X2, which encodes MSRPLLSLLTFLFLSIICNAFSPENPTDRKVLVLLDDLSVKSSHSLYFQSLQSRGYDLDFKLADDPRVALQRYGQYLYDALILFSPTIESLGGSLNAAAILDFVDSGHDLILAADASASDLIREIATECGVDFDEDQAAMVIDHTSFAVSDTEGDHTLIAGDNFIQSDVILGKEKIKAPVLFKGIGHSVNPANSLVLKVLSASPAAYSANPKSKLSTPPTLTGSAIGLVSVVQARNNARILISGSLSMFSNRFFRSGVQKAGSTINHGRSGNEQFVTEISKWVFHERGHLKAVNVRHHKVGEADEPSIYRINDELEYSLEIYEWSGTSWEPYVADDVQVQFYMMSPYVLKTMSTDQKGIYYTSFKVPDVYGVFQFKVEYKKLGVTSLSLAKQIPVRPFRHNEYERFITAAFPYYGASFSMEIEYPENLLQ
- the LOC107840395 gene encoding probable NAD(P)H dehydrogenase (quinone) FQR1-like 2, whose product is MGKGGGCMPSRNKFPISEATGSEAEGFKKLRIFIVFYSMYGHIEKLARRMKKGVDGIEGVEGVLYKVPETLSPDVLEQMRVPQKGDEIPVISVDELVEADGILFGFPTRYGCMAAQMKAFFDSTGKLWNEQKLAGLPAGFFVSTGTQGGGQETTAWTAITQLAHHGMLYVPIGYTFGAGMFRMDSIRGGSPYGAGTFSGDGSREPSEQELALAEHQGKYMAVTVKRLTPPLLNATCSRF
- the LOC107840394 gene encoding deSI-like protein At4g17486 translates to MKSKLKNGLCSAVPLHLQGESATRFCMFPKVKSVCCSPGNTPVYLNVYDLTPVNGYFYWAGIGVFHTGVEVHGVEYAFGAHDYPTSGVFELEPRQCPGFKFRKSVFMGTTYLDPIQLREFIERQSANYNGDSYHLIAKNCNHFSDDICYRLTGKRTPKWVNRLARVGSLCNCILPEALKASTVQHGTNAQNYDSEKRKLRSSFNCLSSISMRQGEKEVSISSLFLHSHYKGCLPPWESKKSRSRSLKEG